The sequence AAGTAGCTGCATACAGCAGACGTACTCTTTTTCGCGTGGGTGGTGAACGCGGTTTGCTTAGTGATGTGTCTGCATGGTTTATATATTTAGATAAACGCAATATTACCTCGCATACATATGATCAAAAAAAAGCAGATGAAGTGCGTGCTATTATTGATCAGTTTGCTATTGATGCTGGTAATTTATTAGAAAAACTCAAGGCACGTAATGCTTGATTTAAACAAAAACGAACTTGTTATAATACGTGAAATTCTCAAACGTTATATACATGATAGTCATGTATTAGCTTTTGGGTCGCGATGCACGGGGCAAGCTCGTAAATACTCTGATCTTGATTTGGCTATTTATAACAATATATCAATTAATGATTTAGCTTGGGCCAATATGCGCGCTGATTTTGACGAATCAGATCTATCTTTTCGTGTAGATATAATTAATTGGAATGATCTTGATGAAGAATTTAGGCAGACAATAAAAAGTACAGGCATTTTAATTTTATAAATAGTCAGTAAATACTGAGTAAATACTGAGTAAATACTGGGGACACTGTTCTTTATGTTTTGTTAATAATAGCTAAATTAATTGCTACGTAAATTTTTTAAATCAGCTTTAATTTGTTTAGCAATATTGCTAAAGGTATATTTACAAGAATTTGCCATTTTACATAGTCTAGGCGCAATGCTGCGGTCAATTTTAGCTGCTTTTTTATTGGCAGCATCAAGCGCATCAATTTGGACCTCTATAGCTGGTCCGAATTTTTTTGCATCACTTGCATTAAACGTGTTAACGCGAGTTTGCAATTTTTTAATTTTGTTAAGATTTATTTCTATGTTTTTAACTTGCTTTTCATATCTTTGTTTTAGGGCAAAATTTGGGTCGAGTTGCTTAAGGCGTTCTTTCAAATTATTATCTTGCACATTTAATTTCGAGAGTTGTTGACAAATTTGTCTGCAGATGTTGCATAACTTTGTATAGACAGGTGACTCTTTGATCGATTTACTTTCGCTTTCACCAAGCGCTTGCATTTGTGCTTTATATACCTTGATCAACGCTTCGAGGGCGTCTCGAACTCTAATTATATCATTGCGGGCATTTTTTAATTTTAATCTCTGTGTCTCTAGCTCTTGCTGGCCCTGAGAATTATCAACGTTGTTTTCTATTGTCTTTTTAGTTTTGCCAAAAGTAGTTTGTACTTCGTCCACAATAGTTTCAGTGTAAGCATTTAAATTCTCAAGGGTGGGTGGATCTGCAAAACCGTTAATCATATTGCGATGTTGCACATCATCAGTAATAATTATTTTAAATTTTCCCACACAGTCATCTGCTAGCGCGCTGGTAACACTTGTTGATTCAACAGAGGCAATTTTATTAATTTCTGTCTTTGCTTGCCTAAGTTTCTCAGCAATACCTTCATTGCCTGTTTGCTTAAAGTCAAGCATATTTTCTGTGATTATTTTTTTAGCATCTGCTAAACATTGTTGCGC is a genomic window of Deltaproteobacteria bacterium containing:
- a CDS encoding nucleotidyltransferase substrate binding protein, producing the protein MKKPLILTPLERALTSLNRALERAQKALDDEELRDACIQRFEYTFELCWKLLKRQLVREIENEDEVAAYSRRTLFRVGGERGLLSDVSAWFIYLDKRNITSHTYDQKKADEVRAIIDQFAIDAGNLLEKLKARNA
- a CDS encoding nucleotidyltransferase domain-containing protein is translated as MLDLNKNELVIIREILKRYIHDSHVLAFGSRCTGQARKYSDLDLAIYNNISINDLAWANMRADFDESDLSFRVDIINWNDLDEEFRQTIKSTGILIL